In the Candidatus Sericytochromatia bacterium genome, one interval contains:
- a CDS encoding YceI family protein, protein MSIRPYLAATLGALLLTATPAMAATRSYVVEQDMHSVNEVSFTSKAAIVKFVGRTAKFEGEAQIDPSNPAKASGKVIVDLPSLDTGISLRNEHMRGALETEKFPKAVFAFDGIRVPGNRLPADKPVTGMATGSMTIHGVTKKITVPVELTLLPQQDASYRAGDWVHVTSQFKLKVTDYGVQLPKGVFGLKVAEDMDMLIDGMAKAR, encoded by the coding sequence ATGTCAATTCGCCCCTACCTGGCAGCCACCCTGGGCGCACTGCTGCTGACGGCCACCCCGGCCATGGCCGCCACGCGCAGCTATGTGGTCGAACAGGATATGCACAGCGTCAACGAGGTCAGCTTCACCTCGAAGGCGGCCATCGTCAAATTTGTCGGCCGGACCGCCAAATTCGAAGGTGAAGCGCAAATCGATCCCAGCAATCCAGCCAAAGCCTCAGGCAAGGTGATCGTCGACTTGCCGAGTCTGGACACGGGCATCAGCCTGCGCAACGAGCACATGCGCGGCGCGCTTGAAACGGAGAAGTTTCCCAAAGCCGTGTTTGCCTTCGACGGGATTCGGGTTCCCGGCAATCGGCTGCCTGCCGACAAGCCCGTCACCGGTATGGCGACGGGCAGCATGACCATCCACGGCGTGACGAAGAAAATCACCGTGCCGGTGGAACTGACCCTGCTGCCGCAGCAAGATGCGAGCTACCGGGCGGGAGACTGGGTTCACGTCACCTCGCAATTCAAGCTCAAGGTGACGGACTACGGGGTTCAGTTGCCCAAGGGGGTCTTCGGTCTGAAGGTCGCCGAGGACATGGACATGCTGATCGACGGCATGGCCAAGGCGCGCTGA